The window TCTTGGCATGAAGCGAACGAGCGATATCCCCTTCGGAGTTCGAGCTATACAGGGTGgcgtggaggttgatgggataTGGATCTCAAGACCTGCATCCCAGGACGACCCAGCTACTGCGAGGCTTGTATCCTCCAATTCGACGGCAAGTAGCCAATCTTCTGCCTTACCACCGGTCTCCCAAGTCTCTTTGGAGAGCCAACGACCGCTTTTTCGAACAATGGGCGGCTTGAATGAGGATACACTTCGAAGTTTGGAGGGGCATGGATCGAGACAGCCTCACGATATCTACGTCCCCACTTCGAGTCAACAAATACCCCGTTATCCTAGTCAGCAAAGCTCAGCGTCGTCGCTAGGAGAGTCTGTCTCGGCAAGAAGCGGGAGTGGGAAGGGCAACTCATCAGCACTCAATTCGAGTGTCTATACGCCAAAACCACTTCGTGAAGGACAGTATCAGTACCATCAGGTGGATAGTGCGCGGAATGGGCAGGACTCACCCCCAGATCCTTTTCAAACCCCGGCCCGTACACCCAGTGGATTCTCAGTTCGACTACCCAGTGGAACACAGACTCCCCTGTTACAAGTGAGCAGCATACCAGCCCCCGAGCCGACCTTTGGGCCCGGAGACTTGCACTTGAACCGTTCTTCTCGGAGGGTGAACGGGGGATTCGAGATTCTACCAGCTGGAACTTTTGGAGGCCCAAGGAAGCTTGACCACTCCGTGAACCCAGTTCCGGGCAGAACTGCGTCCCAGTCTCCCAATAAGCCGAGGACATAGTCGAATGGGGTTGAAGGCAGAGCTGTAGCTATGAATTATGAACTTGTATACACCGCCATGTTGGAAATAGCTTTTGGGTGTTAGCCATCGGATGAGACAGGAAACTTAAGGAGTGAGCTTCGGAGGCCGGAGAAGGATGGTATGAATTTGAGAGGCCCGTATTTTTGGAAACTGTTATCACCGTTTCCGCTTTTACAAATTGCTGGGGAAACTTTGTTGGCTAATCGTAACTGTGGATCAAAAAATATAAATTCATATTGACTTTGAAGCTTCATGAAGATCCAAGGGACCCAATCGGCATGCCCACATTTCCAGGCACGcagcggggtggtggtcttggcaCCGCAGGTTGCTCGACCCACCCTTCACAGGTCAGGCGAAAGTGGTCACGGGATTCCGCGTCGTTGTTGCTCCAAAGCTTAACGCGCCCCGCGCCCACTGAATTTATTCGGGTCAACACCAACTTTCACCTACACGCATCTTCTTCGCCCTTCCAATCCCATACTTGATTGTATCACAAACCTCCGAAGCTGGAACAGGAAAGAGAGCATTGTCCACCCTCGCGGATCAAGAAACATGTCGGCTCACGAGGAATACGATGAATCAGCGATGGCGGATGGGGGACCCAACCCTGGCGCGCCCACACCCCTCGCAGCCTTGGAGGTACGTTTTAACTACCTCCCACCCTTCCATTTCCAAAAGCATTGACTTAGAATTTTTTAGGGCGTTGCAGGTCTGACTAAACGTGACATTCAAATGATCATCGAGGGAGGCTACAACACGGTTGAGTCCGTCGCCTATACACCAAGGAGGGTACTTGAACAGATCAAGGGTATCTCGGAACAGAAAGCTCAAAAGATCCTCACTGAAGCTTCGAAACTCGTTCCCATGGGCTTCACTACTGCTACGGAAATGCATCAGCGTCGCAGTGagctcatctccatcacgaCGGGCTCCAAGAACCTTGACACACTGTTGGCTGGTGGCATCGAAACCGGCAGCGTAACTGAAATCTTCGGCGAGTTTCGCACGGGAAAGTCACAAATCTGCCACACACTGGCCGTGACATGTCAGTTGCCTTTTGATATGGGTGGCGGTGAGGGAAAGTGCATGTACATCGACACAGAAGGCACCTTTCGCCCCGTCCGTCTTCTTGCTGTGGCCAATCGATATGGTCtttctggggaagaggttCTCGACAATGTCGCCTATGCAAGAGCGTACAACTCGGATCATCAACTGCAGTTATTGAATCAAGCAGCCGCCATGATGTGCGAGACACGATTCAGTCTTCTGATTGTTGACTCAGCCACCTCGCTCTACCGAACTGACTTTTTGGGTCGTGGTGAGCTCAGCTCTCGTCAGACCCATCTCGCCAAGTTCATGCGTACTCTTCAGCGTCTTGCTGATGAGTTCGGGATTGCTGTCGTTATTACGAACCAGGTGGTGGCACAGGTCGATGGCGGTCCATCAGCCATGTTCAACCCCGACCCCAAGAAGCCCATCGGCGGCAACATCATCGCACATGCCAGTACAACACGCATCAGTTTAAAGAAGGGAAGGGCTGAGACAAGAATAGCCAAGATTTACGACAGCCCTTGTCTGCCAGAGAGTGACTGTCTTTTCGCGATTGGCGAAGATGGTATCGGGGACCCGGCTCCCAAGGACATGGAGAAGAACTGATGGATTCTCTCCAAAGGCATGGGGTCAATGAGTCTAGTATACATGTATTTATTTGAGCAGACATGAAGGATGGACGGGATGCATTGCAAAGGTTATGGGATGGTAATGAAGGGTCATGGTAGAGACAGGCAAGGCGTTTCGAGACATTGCATTTGTAGGATGATCTTATCTGATTTAGCTTGTACTTTTAGTACTGAAAAAATTGCATGGAATTCTTGGCTTATTACCTACCATACAAAACAAAAGCATAAATCAAGGTTCCAGTTGGCTATTTATTGGTCGAGATGCTCCCGCCTGTTGCGTCTTATCAGCTTATCAGAAAACCCACCCTAGCTCAGCCCGGGCCATTCTGCCCAGTCTTGCTCAGAGCTTCCTTGCTTGCTTGGCAAGGCGGCCAGAATTCTGCCCTCCAAAGCTCAAGAACCGCGACCACTTCTACCAGCAACGAAACGCGACAACGCCCCCGGGATCGTCAATTGGTCGCTAAAAACATCACATGGGGTCAAGATGCCCTCCAGGAAGTTTGAGATACTCTACAAAGAGGCGCGATTGAATCTAGAGCCTGCTTCGCCATCGTCTATTGTGCAGCTCCGCGTCGCACCGCAAAGCGCCTACGGACGGGCGAGCTCAAACCGAACCAGcaccgacgacgagaagGGCTACCGGTCAAGGAGCCTTGCGACTGCCTCCTCCATCTACTACCGAAAACACCACAAGTCTCCCAGAGCATTCCTCTGGCGTGTCCTCGAAAATGGCACCATTCTCAGCATTCGCGTCGCCGATGTTTGCAAGCAGCAACAAGTCGTCGATGCGCCATTGATTCTCAACCTTCGCTTCCCTTCTGCGATACACAGTTCATGCATCGACTTTGCAGACCCAAAGGATACCGATTCGCTGTGCGTCTTCGTTGTCGACCAGTCGAACCAGCTGTACTCGATCACACTGCGACCTGAGCTCTTCCGCAACAAGACAACGAGTGATGGGGGGCTGGGAGATGCTTGCCGGGTATACTCGCCGCCAGGGTTTGGGTTTAAGCACCCGCATCGCCTTGCGGTTGTCAACTCTGATCAGTTTATCGTCACTATGCATGACGGCGGCATCTTGAAGTTTGACAGAAACAAGACACACGATGGTAAGGCTCTATGTCATATGCCTTGCAGGAACTATTGGTGCTAATTTTGTCATGTTTACAGTACATGCGTCGCCTTGGAAAGAAACCATTTACAATGTTGCCGGCTGGGGACAAAGTCTGCGTGGGCTTGTTCCCTTCCAGCGAAACCCGACGGTCCGATACGAAAAGATCAACATGGAGTTGACAGCGGCCGTATCGACAGCAGTGGCGACCATGGGACTCGAAAACACCGCCTTTCTATTCACGATTTGCTTAGATCACAGAATGAGGGTGTGGGACGTGCGCACAGGTTCAATCTTATACACTGGCGACATCTTGAATGCGAATAGGGATGTGCAGGAAGGGTCGTCATGGAACATCAATCCTTCGCAGAGCAACCTAATCCGAATAGAGGAAGGCGCTCGTGGCGAGTGTCTGGTTACGACCTTTTCGCCTGTCGGTAACGGCGAGTTCAAGTTCTGGAAAGTCAAGGCCAACGATCAGGGGTCGATTCATGTTGCCGACTACTTCCCAGGCCAGCAATTGATTCCTCCGAGCCCATCCTCGATGGATGTCTGGTCAATGGCCGACTTCGCCGTCATGGGCAAAACAGAAGGGCCGGAACTCTGGGCTTTGTGgaagaacaacaccagctATCGCGTGCACAGGCTGCAAATACACCCACGGAACGGCAATCGGTGCTTTGATGACGGGTGGAAGACGGTTTATATTGAAAACTCGGCACCAACAGTCGGAGCTTCGGGGCCATGGAACTCGATCGACTCCACTGAGAAATGGCTCGATCTTATCTTCTTCCCTGGGAGATTCTCCAAGGCTACGCTTGAAACTGCCCTGGCCGTTTATGAGAAGGGACTGGGTACCTACAAGGAGACATCTTCAAGAGCCGGCAAGAGTATTGTAGAGTCCATCTGTTCTGTTCTGGGGTCCACGGCGGCATTGGGAAAGACCTCAGCCGGCGGTGCTGATTACGAGCAGTTCAGGGGTACAAGCGAAACGCAGTGGATGCGGTTTTGGCGTCTTTTGCTTGAGCTTGACAAGCAAAGGGGCGAAGCTCTTGCACTGATATATGATCCGGAGGAAGAAATGGTGTGGATTGCATGCGCAGACTTGCTTGCTGCCGTAAGGGAATGCAGTGATATGGACCGTGTTTATCACAATCTTTCGAGTccagagaagaaggatgaggatgtcgCTGCTCTGGTTGCTGCCGGTCTCACATTTGTGGAAGGTTTCAACGACAGTACATCCCAACTAAGCCACGCTGCCCTTCGAGCCGAGTTGTTCCAAGAGTCTTCGCTGCCGGACAGTGAAAGGATGCAGCTATTCCTAGATCGGGCAGGGTTTTGGTCATCGGTCGGGGATGACGATATCGCCCAAGTCACCGACATTCTTGGTCAGAACTACCGGACAGTAACCTCTCGTCTGTATGAGGATCTGTTTGATTTGATCACAGCCACGAGCGACGCCAACTCACAGGAGCTTAGAGAGCAATTCACTGGGTTTGGGCGGAAGGTCATTGTCCGCTCTGTTCAAGATGCAGTCGAGCTTCACCGGAGAGTTCTCTTCAGTCAGCTGGTACTTCTCGTTCACATGGAGTTTGATATCGAAAATGAAGAGGAAAGCCCACTTCACTCGCGGTTCGACGTGGGTTCCATCTACCGGCGATTAATCGGGGCTCTCCGAAGACTGGAGCATCTGAGGTGGATGGTCAAGACAGAGCTGAACATTCCAGCCAGAGTTGCGGTGGTGTCTGGTGTTTCTTCTCCTCAGTTAGCCAAGCGTGGACAGGAGGAGACACACACTGTGACTGCCCTGGAGGGGCTTACAGGTCACCTCTATGGGTTGCCAGAAGATAGCAATGAGCCACTAATTTCCGCCATCACGGACCTGGTATTGGACCTCTGCGCCCCTGGCAGCACGACCATCCTCCAGACGTGCCTTCTCCAATGCGGCCTGCTCAAACATGACCGACCAGATCTTGCACTCGAGCTCAAGCCGTTCGCCGACCAGGATCCCTTTTCCATTTATATCCAAGGTCGTGTCTTCCTTGCACACAAGGATTACGACACCGCTGCCTACTACTTCAGAAGAGCAGCCATTGGCCTCAGCATCACCATGAAGCACATGGATCGCCACAGCTCCGGCCTCCTCGACGATACAGAATGGAACCTCCTTAACAGTGGGCTCCCCAATTACTACAGCCATATCGTCTCTCTCTTCGAACGCCAAAAGGCTTACTCGTACGTCGTGGAGTTTTCCCGCCTGGCTCTTCAATTCGTGCAAACCGGTGCGCTGGACACAGCAAGCATTAAGACTGAAATGCTGAGCCGTCTGTTCACCGCCTCCACGGCCATCTCCCACTTTGAGGAAGCCCACTCTGCTCTCCTCCAAATGCAGGACGAAGCCCTGCAGAGATCCTACCTCCGCAAGCTCGTCGAGAAGATGTGCGAGACGGGCCAAAACAAGCAACTCATCAGCCTCCCCTTTTCCGGTCTGCAGCCCAAGGTGGatgacatcctcctcgagaaGTGCAAAGCCACCCGCGACGTCCTCAGCGGGGTACCCTACCACCAGATCCTCTACGCCTGGAGAATCAGCCACAACGATTACCGCGGTGGCGCCGCCATCCTGCTCGACAGGCTCCAAAAGCTCCGCCAGGCAGGCGAGGGCGACAAGATCAATAGCGTCAACGGCGACGCGCTGGACACGCAGGTCACGAGGCAGTATCTTCTTTTGATCAACGCGTTGAACTGCGTGCCGCCCGAGGAAGCTTACATTCTGGAGGATGTCTCTTCCGAGGAgaaatcaaccccccccgcTCATAGAATTaacaacggcggcggtggtggtgatgacctcGACGCGCAGCTGGAGGATCTCTCCAAGAAGCTCGATGTCGAGAacggggtggatggggaggaggaggaggacgcgGCGCTGGTTGCAAAGATGAAGTCGTTCTTGTCGAGGCCGGCGGAGGGGCAGGCGCCGAGGAAGCTGCTGACACTGGCGGACATTAGGAAGAACTACCAGCTCGAGCTGGACAGGATTGTGGCGATTCAGAATAATCAGTTTGGCATcatgggggagggtgacgaAGACGTGGACATGATGGATATTGCTTAGAACAGACATCAGCAAAAACGTAGAATTTGTagatggaaggggggagggggagtaagCCAAGCAAAGGGAAGATGGATGGGTACCAAGGGatgcggctgcggctgggtGTTAGTGTTTTTTGCTGGGTCTTGTAATGAATGCTTTTTCCGATTTTGTAGTAggggttttgtttcttttatTTTAAAGCTTTTTGAGGAGAATCAAAAATTGGGAGATGCCTTTTTTGTTGCCATTGTCAAAAAGCTATCCCCATTTTGCGCTTCTGCTTGTGTACACTCGGTGACCATAAGCGAACAACTACTCGGGAGGAAATCCTTGGCTGACATTGAAGACGAGACAACCCCTTTATTTTAAACCCAAAAAAACGCCCTGCCCAATGCTGGAGAAAATTATCAAACATAAGCTTTGTACAGCCAAATTCGCTAACAGAAACAAGAATCTCCTCGCTGtcaccaaaaaaaagcccTCTCTCAATCCGAACTGGtcccttccttccttttcctgAACCCACAAAGCTGTCAGCAAAGGATGCCTCTCATCaccgccatggccaccgccgccaagtCCTGACCAACTTACGCCGGCACAGTGGTAATTCTATCCTCTGTTGGGGCTGGTAGGCCATCTGGCCCGTTGGTGAGTTCCGGGGCTTGACGATACAGGATGATCTCTGATTGCTTGAAATATCTCCTCGCGTCTACCAAGTTGTTAGAAGACCAGTCACATTGTGAGTCGTAGCGAGAAAGCTGCTTACCTTCGTCAATAAGGACGAGACTGAGGTAGTATCTCGTGGAGAACTTCTTGTTGACATCTCTGAACGTTGGTGTTAGGTCAAACCCGCCCAGGAACAGCCTGATAGGTATCGTTTCTCCTCTTGATGGCGACCCGTCCATGATCTAAAGCTGTTAGCTGTCAAAGTCCTATTTTACAAAGGTGAGTAAGGAGTATGCAAATAGCCTACCTCAAACCGAACCAGCGTCTCACTCTCGTTATATTGGTTAGGCGCCGCTCCCGTCGTCTCTCGGCGGATGATGCTCAACTCCATGTGTTTAATCTTTAGGCGCACAAGCAAGAAGTAGATGCGCCCCACAATCACATCCTTGAGGTGGTACTTGCTCTTGCTGTACTCAAACTCGATGTGCAGGCAGTCCTCGATACCAACGTCCatcttgatgctgctgttcaTCTCGGGGGGGATGCGATAGCTGTAGACCCAAATGTCCTTTTCGCGAATGACGTCGGCCATGCGACGGGATACCGTGACACGGACAAAGTAGCGCAGCTTGACGTTGATGCCGTTGTAAGACTCGTACTGCTTCTCGACATTCTTGAAGTTGAAATCGAAGGTCTGTGGGTGTTGGAGTTCGCCTGGGGCGGCGAGTTCTTGGACGAGAGAGAGGAATTCGTAGTGGTTGCCACGGTCGAAGAACATCTCTATTTGTCGCAATGGGGTTAGAGttttggatttggagggAACTGGAGGACATGGGGGCGCATACCGATTGTGCCGATGAACTGGACCTTGATGCCTGTGTGCTCTAGCCGCTTGCCATCTTTTGGCCGTATTGTGATGGCGCCTTTGACGGATTCGCCGTCGTTGTACAAGGGTGCCTTCTCCCGTCGGTTCTTATCAAGCTTGACATCGACCATTGACCTCTCGTCGGCATCTTCTAGCACTATGTCGATATCGACGGGGGTTGCAAAGAAGTACGACATGATGGGCTTGTATTCGTTCCTCTAAAATTGCTGCCCTATTGTTTGTGTCTGGTTGTATGATATGATGTGTCGTCGTGGACTTGGATGTATGTGGAGCTGGACTGCTGGGATGGCTGGACACTGATGGCGGCGGCTCAattgttgaggaagaaggaacTGCAGAGCCCGGGTTTTTTTGATACGTTTGTTATGTGTTATTTTCACAGGGAGTTACAAGGCTGAGAGACCGCAAGTTCGAATAAATTGTAGCTTGAACTGTGTTGCGCCGTCGTTGTTCCTGTGATGTCTGGAGTTGCGAGCTGTCGGTGCGGGCAGGAAGCACTGCGCGCGGTACGGGAGAGCTCCAGATAGTGGGTGGGGCTCTAGGCTTCGTCGGCCAATGACCTCCATTGACTGCGAGCTTGGCTTTGCCGTCCTCCTGGCAAGTTGATATCGGTACTCTACTTAAACATGTGTCCAAGATCAAAAAAGGACAATTTAAATAACCGGTATTAAGTATATAAGGGTCTCATTTGATGTTCAATGGATAAGTGCTTCGGTGAACTGTATAAAGCCTTGTGTGATGAAAGTTGGAATTTCATCAGCCCTTCTTACATGGCACCTCGTCGACTACATGTGCATTGGGGATTGcaaaaccatcaaaatagtCTAGTGAAGTAGCTTGAGAGACTGAGACTTGCAACTAGACACATTGAGAGTCCCCAAGTCTTTTAAGTACACGAAATTCCTACGGCATCAAACTCTAGGGTGGGCAAGGAGATGGTTGATGGCCTTCCTGATCAGTGAGAAGTGAGACACCTTCGACATATCCATGTATAACGCAGCTCAAGGCCCGGGTCCCCATTTAAAATAAAGAGCTGAATCAGTATACAGAGCTGAGAACAAGCACCTGCGAAGTCTTAACATAGGACAACAAGTGGTATCTCTTTTCAGGCCAATATTCATGGTAGATGTGATGTCAACCAACCAAGGAGTTGCTCAGAATCAACTTCATGTGAAGAATGTGGCCGAAAGTAACCTGTACGGGGCTCGGTTGAAATGTAGCGCGTTGTATTTCCCTCTTTTGCTTCGAAACCTCTTTTGCTTCGAAACCTCTTTTGCTTCGAAACCTCTTTTGCAATCCACCCAGGCTCGACGTTGAtgttttgctggtggtgaggggtgAAATTCACCTGCGGCAGGCGACAGAAGAAGACGCACAGGCCAGAATGTATCCCACATTGCTCCAGCCTCCCCACTTTGGACCAATCGCAGGAGCGCTTAGACCTCTGCCCTAACAGAAGCTGGAGGCTCAACCGGCGCACAACTTGAATTATTCCGGGTCCCAAAATCGTGTGTGGTTTTTTTCGGGCTTGCAACTGACCTCCGTCCACCTTGACGACGAGAAATCAACTTGCCTCCTCACTAACCCAACAGCACCGCAGCCATGCGTTACATCCACAGTGAGGAGACCATCGAGGTCCCGGAGAACGGTACGTGTGCAGTGCTGTCGAAATGAATCCATTCCGTCCCGCCCGatcaaaagaaggaggaactTTGGGCGCCATCATATCGAATTaccagcgacgacgacgatgacgagacCCGACCGGTTTTTGTAGCCAGCGATTATTGGGACGACTCGATCGATATCGGGCGGGATTGCTTGGGATTTTGTCAATGGAAGCAAGGGCAATTGCTGACGGATTTTGCGATACAGTCAAGATCTCCATCAAGTCGAGACTTGTAACGGTTGAGGGGCCCCGTGGTAAGCAGAAACTCACAATCTTCACCTTGGAGCCGGGAACAGCTTCGGACAATGCGGCTGTCCCGTTCTGGCGAGAAACAGTAACCTAACAACGCGCTCCTCCAACAggcaagctcaccaaggACCTGAGCCACATCGCCGTCAACTTCTCCGTCATCAAGAAGGGCGTTATTGGCCTCGAGATCCACCATGGCAACCGCAAGAACGTTGCCGCTCTCCGCACCGTCCGCACCCTTATCAACAACTTGATCATCGGTGTCACCAAGGGCTTCAAGTACAAGATGCGTTACGTCTATGCCCATTTCCCCATCAACGTCAACCTTGACGTCAACAAGGAGACTGGCAACCACGTCGTCGAGATCCGGTATGTTACGAACGAATGTGCAGCCCCAGGATGGCAGAGTGTGGGAGATGTGACGAACACTTGGAACTTGGGAACATGGGAGAAGAATTTGGGCTGACGAATGGGTGTGTTACAGCAACTTCGTCGGTGAGAAGCTCGTCCGCACTGTCGTGATGCAGCccggtgttgaggttgaggcctCCAAGGCTCAGAAGGATGAGCTCATCCTCCAGGGTAACTCACTCGAGGCTGTTTCCCAGAGCGCCGCCGATATCCAGCAGATCTGCAGAGTGCGGAACAAGGATATCCGTAAGGTGTGTGAAGGCCCCAGCTACGGTGGACCAACAGCCACTTTGCTACAGTGCTACGAGGAAGATAAGGTTTATGGTGCTAACACTGCTTCTAGTTCTTGGACGGTATCTACGTCTCCGAGAAGGGCAACGTTGAGGAGGAGTAAAGAAAATGACCACGGGTTTCTTTGTGCTTTATGGGGTTACACCGGAGTGGCAAGGGGTCATGGGCATTTGCATATTTCTTGTAGCGTAAAAAAACGCTGCTGGCAAAATgggcaacctccttctcaa is drawn from Podospora pseudocomata strain CBS 415.72m chromosome 1 map unlocalized CBS415.72m_1, whole genome shotgun sequence and contains these coding sequences:
- a CDS encoding uncharacterized protein (EggNog:ENOG503P6JX), producing the protein MANGIFFVSWELWQQMTFILAMGIVAVFCAGLMKLWWNNRLVKKQELLDDEKRLRVEEMRRSGLGMKRTSDIPFGVRAIQGGVEVDGIWISRPASQDDPATARLVSSNSTASSQSSALPPVSQVSLESQRPLFRTMGGLNEDTLRSLEGHGSRQPHDIYVPTSSQQIPRYPSQQSSASSLGESVSARSGSGKGNSSALNSSVYTPKPLREGQYQYHQVDSARNGQDSPPDPFQTPARTPSGFSVRLPSGTQTPLLQVSSIPAPEPTFGPGDLHLNRSSRRVNGGFEILPAGTFGGPRKLDHSVNPVPGRTASQSPNKPRT
- the rhp51 gene encoding RecA recombinase Rhp51 (EggNog:ENOG503NU4I; COG:L) — encoded protein: MSAHEEYDESAMADGGPNPGAPTPLAALEGVAGLTKRDIQMIIEGGYNTVESVAYTPRRVLEQIKGISEQKAQKILTEASKLVPMGFTTATEMHQRRSELISITTGSKNLDTLLAGGIETGSVTEIFGEFRTGKSQICHTLAVTCQLPFDMGGGEGKCMYIDTEGTFRPVRLLAVANRYGLSGEEVLDNVAYARAYNSDHQLQLLNQAAAMMCETRFSLLIVDSATSLYRTDFLGRGELSSRQTHLAKFMRTLQRLADEFGIAVVITNQVVAQVDGGPSAMFNPDPKKPIGGNIIAHASTTRISLKKGRAETRIAKIYDSPCLPESDCLFAIGEDGIGDPAPKDMEKN
- a CDS encoding uncharacterized protein (COG:U; EggNog:ENOG503NY82); its protein translation is MPSRKFEILYKEARLNLEPASPSSIVQLRVAPQSAYGRASSNRTSTDDEKGYRSRSLATASSIYYRKHHKSPRAFLWRVLENGTILSIRVADVCKQQQVVDAPLILNLRFPSAIHSSCIDFADPKDTDSLCVFVVDQSNQLYSITLRPELFRNKTTSDGGLGDACRVYSPPGFGFKHPHRLAVVNSDQFIVTMHDGGILKFDRNKTHDVHASPWKETIYNVAGWGQSLRGLVPFQRNPTVRYEKINMELTAAVSTAVATMGLENTAFLFTICLDHRMRVWDVRTGSILYTGDILNANRDVQEGSSWNINPSQSNLIRIEEGARGECLVTTFSPVGNGEFKFWKVKANDQGSIHVADYFPGQQLIPPSPSSMDVWSMADFAVMGKTEGPELWALWKNNTSYRVHRLQIHPRNGNRCFDDGWKTVYIENSAPTVGASGPWNSIDSTEKWLDLIFFPGRFSKATLETALAVYEKGLGTYKETSSRAGKSIVESICSVLGSTAALGKTSAGGADYEQFRGTSETQWMRFWRLLLELDKQRGEALALIYDPEEEMVWIACADLLAAVRECSDMDRVYHNLSSPEKKDEDVAALVAAGLTFVEGFNDSTSQLSHAALRAELFQESSLPDSERMQLFLDRAGFWSSVGDDDIAQVTDILGQNYRTVTSRLYEDLFDLITATSDANSQELREQFTGFGRKVIVRSVQDAVELHRRVLFSQLVLLVHMEFDIENEEESPLHSRFDVGSIYRRLIGALRRLEHLRWMVKTELNIPARVAVVSGVSSPQLAKRGQEETHTVTALEGLTGHLYGLPEDSNEPLISAITDLVLDLCAPGSTTILQTCLLQCGLLKHDRPDLALELKPFADQDPFSIYIQGRVFLAHKDYDTAAYYFRRAAIGLSITMKHMDRHSSGLLDDTEWNLLNSGLPNYYSHIVSLFERQKAYSYVVEFSRLALQFVQTGALDTASIKTEMLSRLFTASTAISHFEEAHSALLQMQDEALQRSYLRKLVEKMCETGQNKQLISLPFSGLQPKVDDILLEKCKATRDVLSGVPYHQILYAWRISHNDYRGGAAILLDRLQKLRQAGEGDKINSVNGDALDTQVTRQYLLLINALNCVPPEEAYILEDVSSEEKSTPPAHRINNGGGGGDDLDAQLEDLSKKLDVENGVDGEEEEDAALVAKMKSFLSRPAEGQAPRKLLTLADIRKNYQLELDRIVAIQNNQFGIMGEGDEDVDMMDIA
- the vps26 gene encoding Vacuolar protein sorting-associated protein 26 (COG:U; BUSCO:EOG092632FC; EggNog:ENOG503NUY1), which translates into the protein MSYFFATPVDIDIVLEDADERSMVDVKLDKNRREKAPLYNDGESVKGAITIRPKDGKRLEHTGIKVQFIGTIEMFFDRGNHYEFLSLVQELAAPGELQHPQTFDFNFKNVEKQYESYNGINVKLRYFVRVTVSRRMADVIREKDIWVYSYRIPPEMNSSIKMDVGIEDCLHIEFEYSKSKYHLKDVIVGRIYFLLVRLKIKHMELSIIRRETTGAAPNQYNESETLVRFEIMDGSPSRGETIPIRLFLGGFDLTPTFRDVNKKFSTRYYLSLVLIDEDARRYFKQSEIILYRQAPELTNGPDGLPAPTEDRITTVPAKRKEGTSSD
- the RPL9B gene encoding 60S ribosomal protein L9B (EggNog:ENOG503NWQY; COG:J); the protein is MRYIHSEETIEVPENVKISIKSRLVTVEGPRGKLTKDLSHIAVNFSVIKKGVIGLEIHHGNRKNVAALRTVRTLINNLIIGVTKGFKYKMRYVYAHFPINVNLDVNKETGNHVVEIRNFVGEKLVRTVVMQPGVEVEASKAQKDELILQGNSLEAVSQSAADIQQICRVRNKDIRKFLDGIYVSEKGNVEEE